A single window of Nomascus leucogenys isolate Asia chromosome 18, Asia_NLE_v1, whole genome shotgun sequence DNA harbors:
- the COMTD1 gene encoding catechol O-methyltransferase domain-containing protein 1 isoform X1, with product MAGATLSFHAADPGAAAGGFHDDLRAGPALGQPGAAHPGQEGAGPGHLHGLLRPGPGPGAARGRARGDLRGGRAAPGAGTAPVEAGRGGAQDRPPAEARPGDPRRAAGVGRGRHLRRGRGGCRQGELRRLLRALPAAAATRRHPSRPQSKGSTAGEEKAPSRAGSPSFPLTPLIPQSPTQSSQVGSGPGTQAFLRFGSQSPALVTSRPGTSLRGPASRPDTSLRDPASRLGTSLRDPASLLGTSLRGPAFRPSTSLRSPASHGPVGPAPPQVLWRGKVLQPPKGDVAAECVRNLNERIRRDVRVYISLLPLGDGLTLAFKI from the exons ATGGCTGGTGCCACCCTGTCCTTTCACGCAGCTGACCCTGGAGCAGCCGCAGGGGGATTCCATGATGACCTGCGAGCAGGCCCAGCTCTTGGCCAACCTGGCGCGGCTCATCCAGGCCAAGAAGGCGCTGGACCTGG GCACCTTCACGGGCTACTccgccctggccctggccctggcgcTGCCCGCGGACGGGCGCGTGGTGACCTGCGAGGTGGACGCGCAGCGCCCGGAGCTGGGACGGCCCCTGTGGAGGCAG GCCGAGGCGGAGCACAAGATCGACCTCCGGCTGAAGCCCGCCCTGGAGACCCTCG ACGAGCTGCTGGCGTCGGGCGAGGCCGGCACCTTCGACGTGGCCGTGGTGGATGCAGACAAGGAGAACTGCGCCGCCTACTACGAGCGCTGCCTGCAGCTGCTGCGACCCGGAGGCATCCTAGCCGTCCTCAGAGTAAGGGATCCACTGCGGGGGAGGAGAAAGCACCCTCTCGGGCCGGGTCCCCATCTTTTCCCTTGACTCCTCTTATACCCCAAAGCCCCACCCAGTCCAGTCAAGTAGGCTCGGGCCCGGGTACCCAGGCTTTCCTCCGCTTTGGTTCTCAGTCTCCGGCTCTGGTCACCTCCCGCCCGGGCACCTCCCTCCGAGGCCCCGCCTCCCGCCCAGACACCTCCCTCCGAGACCCCGCCTCCCGCCTGGGCACCTCCCTCCGAGACCCCGCCTCCCTCCTGGGCACCTCCCTCCGAGGCCCCGCCTTCCGCCCGAGCACCTCCCTCCGAAGCCCTGCCTCCCACGGCCCGGTTGGCCCCGCCCCCCCGCAGGTCTTGTGGCGCGGGAAGGTGCTGCAACCTCCGAAAGGGGACGTGGCGGCCGAGTGTGTGCGAAACCTAAACGAACGCATCCGGCGGGACGTCAGGGTCTACATCAGCCTCCTGCCCCTGGGCGATGGCCTCACCTTGGCCTTCAAGATCTAG
- the COMTD1 gene encoding catechol O-methyltransferase domain-containing protein 1 isoform X2: MTQPVSRLSVPAALALGSAALGAAFATGLFLGRRCPPWRGRREQCLLPPEDSPLWQYLLSRSMREHPALRSLRLLTLEQPQGDSMMTCEQAQLLANLARLIQAKKALDLGTFTGYSALALALALPADGRVVTCEVDAQRPELGRPLWRQAEAEHKIDLRLKPALETLDELLASGEAGTFDVAVVDADKENCAAYYERCLQLLRPGGILAVLRVLWRGKVLQPPKGDVAAECVRNLNERIRRDVRVYISLLPLGDGLTLAFKI, from the exons ATGACCCAGCCGGTGTCCCGGCTCTCCGTGCCCGCCGCGCTGGCCCTGGGCTCAGCCGCGCTGGGCGCCGCCTTCGCCACTGGCCTCTTCCTGG GGAGGCGGTGCCCCCCATGGCGAGGCCGACGAGAGCAGTGCCTGCTTCCCCCCGAGGACAGCCCCCTGTGGCAGTATCTTCTGAGCCGCTCCATGCGGGAGCACCCGGCGCTGCGAAGCCTGAGGCTG CTGACCCTGGAGCAGCCGCAGGGGGATTCCATGATGACCTGCGAGCAGGCCCAGCTCTTGGCCAACCTGGCGCGGCTCATCCAGGCCAAGAAGGCGCTGGACCTGG GCACCTTCACGGGCTACTccgccctggccctggccctggcgcTGCCCGCGGACGGGCGCGTGGTGACCTGCGAGGTGGACGCGCAGCGCCCGGAGCTGGGACGGCCCCTGTGGAGGCAG GCCGAGGCGGAGCACAAGATCGACCTCCGGCTGAAGCCCGCCCTGGAGACCCTCG ACGAGCTGCTGGCGTCGGGCGAGGCCGGCACCTTCGACGTGGCCGTGGTGGATGCAGACAAGGAGAACTGCGCCGCCTACTACGAGCGCTGCCTGCAGCTGCTGCGACCCGGAGGCATCCTAGCCGTCCTCAGA GTCTTGTGGCGCGGGAAGGTGCTGCAACCTCCGAAAGGGGACGTGGCGGCCGAGTGTGTGCGAAACCTAAACGAACGCATCCGGCGGGACGTCAGGGTCTACATCAGCCTCCTGCCCCTGGGCGATGGCCTCACCTTGGCCTTCAAGATCTAG